The Streptomyces sp. NBC_00510 genomic interval TCTACTACGACCTGGCCGAGCCCTGGCCGTACAAGGGCCGGGTCAGCCAGCGCTTCGAGCTGTCCGAGGACCGCCTGGACCTCACGATGAGCGTGGAGACCACGGACGACTCCTTCCCGGCCCAGGCCGGCTGGCACCCCTGGTTCCTGCGCAACCTCGGCCGGGGCGGGCAGGACGCCCTGATCGACTTCACCCCCGGCTGGATGGAGGAGCGCGGCGAGGACCACCTGCCCACCGGCCACCGGGTGGAGCCGGGGCCCCGCCCGTGGGACGACTGCTTCGGCATGCCGGACGGTGTGGACGTCACCCTGACGTGGCCGGGCGAGCTGCGGCTGCGGATCACCAGCCCCGCCGAGTGGGTCGTCGTCTACGACGAACAGCCCCCGGCCATCTGCGTGGAGCCCCAGTCGGGCCCCCCGAACGGGCTGAACACCGCGCCGCGTCTGGTCACCCCGATCGACCCCCTGGAGATGCGCGCCACCTGGGCCTGGGAGCCGCTGGGCTAGGCTCGTGGCCATGAGCGACGCGCGTGATGCCCTGCTGCAGCAGATCAAGGACAAGGCCGTGGTGCACGGCAAGGTGACCCTCTCCTCGGGTCTCGAGGCCGACTACTACATCGACCTGCGCCGGATCACGCTGGACGCCGAAGCCGCTCCGCTGGTGGGTCAGGTGATGCTCGACGCCACCGCCGACCTGGACTTCGACGCCGTCGGCGGCCTCACCCTCGGCGCCGACCCGGTCGCCACCTCGATGCTGCACGCCGCCGCGGCCCGCGGCCGCCGGCTGGACGCCTTCGTGGTGCGCAAGGCGCAGAAGGCGCACGGCATGCAGCGCCGCATCGAGGGGCCGGACATCAAGGGCCGCCGGGTGCTGGTGGTCGAGGACACCTCGACCACCGGCGGCTCGCCGCTGACCGCGGTGGAGGCCGCGCGCGAGGCCGGCGCCGAGGTCGTGGCCGTCGCCGTGATCGTCGAGCGGGGCGCCGCCGGGGCCATCGCGGAGGCCGGTCTCCCGTACGTCCGCGCCTTCGGTCTGGACGATCTCGGCCTGGGCTGATTGGCCGTCTGACCTGCGCTTTCCCTCAGGGGTGAAGGGTTTCACGTGAAACCCTTCACCCCTGAGGTATGTCCGTGCTGCGCAGTGTGTGGAGCTCTCGCGCAAGTCTGCCAAGATGGGGGCGACGATGACGTCGATCCCAGGTCAGGGTCACTCACCGAACAACCCGCACATCACAAGGAGCGGACAGATGCCCATCGCAACCCCCGAGATCTACAACGAGATGCTCGACCGGGCGAAGGCCGGCAAGTTCGCCTACCCGGCCATCAACGTGACCTCGACCCAGACCCTGCACGCCGCGCTGCGCGGCTTCGCGGAGGCGGAGAGCGACGGCATCGTCCAGATCTCGACGGGCGGCGCCGAGTTCCTCGGTGGCCAGTACAAGAAGGACATGGTCACCGGTTCGGTGGCGCTGGCCGAGTTCGCGCACGTCGTCGCCGAGAAGTACCCCGTCAACATCGCGCTGCACACCGACCACTGCCCGAAGGACAAGCTGGACGGCTACGTGCGCCCGCTGCTGGCGGTCTCCCAGGAGCGCGTGGCGGCCGGCCGCAACCCGCTGTTCCAGTCGCACATGTGGGACGGCTCCGCCGAGACCCTCGACCACAACCTCGCCATCGCCCAGGAGCTGCTGGCCGAGGCCGTCAAGGCGAAGATCATCCTCGAGGTGGAGATCACCCCCACCGGCGGCGAGGAGGACGGCGTCACCCACGAGATCAACGACAAGCTGTACACCACGGTCGAGGACGCCATCCGCACCGCCGAGGCGCTGGGCCTGGGCGAGAAGGGCCGGTACCTGCTCGCCGCCTCCTTCGGCAACGTCCACGGCGTCTACAAGCCGGGCAACGTCGTGCTCCGTCCCGAGCTGCTGAAGGAGCTCGCGGAGGGTGTGGCCGCCAAGTTCGGCAAGCAGGACCCGTTCAACTTCGTCTTCCACGGCGGCTCCGGCTCCACCAAGGAGGAGATCGCCACCGCGCTGGAGAACGGCGTGGTCAAGATGAACATCGACACCGACACGCAGTACGCCTTCACCCGCCCGGTCGCGGACCACGTGCTCCGCAACTACGACGGTGTGCTGAAGATCGACGGCGAGGTCGGCGACAAGAAGACCTACGACCCGCGCAGCTGGGGCAAGCTGGCCGAGGCCGGCATGGCCGCCCGCGTCCTCGAGGCCTGCCAGGACCTGCGCTCCGCCGGCACCAAGCTCAAGTAACCGCCCCGCACGGCGGTACGCACCGGGCCTGGCCCTTCCACGCGGAGGGCCGGGCCCCGGCCATACTGGAACCCATGGCCATTCACGAGAACCTGCTCGGGGGACCGCCCCCGACGAACCTGCCCGACGACCCCGAGCCGCGCGAGCTGCTCGCCTCGGGAGCGGCCCCCTCCGAGGTCGCCGCCAAGTACCCGGTGTCCTCCCTGGCCTGGGCGCAGCTCGCGGACGACGCCTTCGAGGGCGGCCGGGTCGTCGAGTCGTACGCCTACGCCCGCACCGGTTACCACCGAGGCCTGGACGCGCTGCGCCGCAACGGCTGGAAGGGCCACGGCCCGGTGCCCTGGGAGCACGAGCCCAACCGCGGCTTCCTGCGGGCCCTGCACGCCCTGGCGCGCGCCGCCCAGGCGATCGGCGAGCAGGAGGAGTACGAGCGCTGCAGCACCTTCCTGCGGGACTCCTCCCAGACCGCCGCCGACACCCTCGGCTGAGCCACCGCCCCGCCGCTGACCACGGCATCCACCCCCGACCTGTCCGGCGCGCGCGCCGGGCAGGTCTTGCCGTAGCGTGCTGTGACCACGCATGATGCCCGTTGGGCCCGGCGCCGGTAGAGCGCGGGCCCGAGGGGACCGGGGTCCCGCCGCGACGGCGCGCGGGACAGACCGCTACCCGGTAGCTCGTATCCACGGAGACACCGATGTCCCACCGCCCCGACGTTTCCCAGGCGGCCCCCGAGGCCCCGAACCTGGACTTCGAAGGGACCACCCCGTACGAGGACTACGTCCAGGCCGACGTCCTCACCCATCTGCAGCACCCCCGCTCCGACGACCCCGGCGAAATGGTCTTCCTGGTGACCACCCAGGTCATGGAGCTGTGGTTCACCGTCATCGTGCACGAGTGGGAGACCGCCTCCCGTGCGCTCGCGGCCGACGACCTGCCCACCGCGCTGGCCGCGCTCAAGCGCAGCACCTACGAACTGCAGTCGCTCAACGCCTCGTGGGAGCCGATCGCCCACCTCACCCCGGCGCAGTTCAACGCCTACCGCGCCGCCCTCGGCGAGGGCTCGGGCTTCCAGTCGGCGATGTACCGGCGCATGGAGTTCCTGCTCGGCGAGAAGTCCGCGTCGATGCTGGTCCCGCACCGCGGCGCGCCGCGGGTGCACGACGAGCTGCAGAAGGCGCTGCACGAACCCAGCCTCTACGACGAGGTGCTGCGGCTGCTGGCCCGCCGCGGCCACGACGTCCCGCAGCGCGACGACCTCTCGCAGCGCTACGAGGCCGACCCGGCCGTCGAGCGGGCCTGGCAGGCCGTCTACTCCGGTGACCAGGAGGGCGAACTCGTCCGGCTGGGCGAGGCGCTGACCGAGGTGGCCGAGCTGGTGTGGCGCTGGCGCAACGACCACCTGGTGGCGACCCGCCGCGCGATGGGCGCCAAGACCGGCACCGGAGGCTCCGCCGGGGTCTCCTGGCTGGA includes:
- a CDS encoding aldose 1-epimerase, with product MATDETPDGRDDEHAVQLEAGPARLTILPDLGCRVGSLTVGGVELLRQGPNFGSFPMVPWCGRTRDGQFRNGGVLHQMPRDAGPHAIHGTGRHVAWQEAPGATGTSACFYYDLAEPWPYKGRVSQRFELSEDRLDLTMSVETTDDSFPAQAGWHPWFLRNLGRGGQDALIDFTPGWMEERGEDHLPTGHRVEPGPRPWDDCFGMPDGVDVTLTWPGELRLRITSPAEWVVVYDEQPPAICVEPQSGPPNGLNTAPRLVTPIDPLEMRATWAWEPLG
- the pyrE gene encoding orotate phosphoribosyltransferase, which translates into the protein MSDARDALLQQIKDKAVVHGKVTLSSGLEADYYIDLRRITLDAEAAPLVGQVMLDATADLDFDAVGGLTLGADPVATSMLHAAAARGRRLDAFVVRKAQKAHGMQRRIEGPDIKGRRVLVVEDTSTTGGSPLTAVEAAREAGAEVVAVAVIVERGAAGAIAEAGLPYVRAFGLDDLGLG
- the fbaA gene encoding class II fructose-bisphosphate aldolase, producing MPIATPEIYNEMLDRAKAGKFAYPAINVTSTQTLHAALRGFAEAESDGIVQISTGGAEFLGGQYKKDMVTGSVALAEFAHVVAEKYPVNIALHTDHCPKDKLDGYVRPLLAVSQERVAAGRNPLFQSHMWDGSAETLDHNLAIAQELLAEAVKAKIILEVEITPTGGEEDGVTHEINDKLYTTVEDAIRTAEALGLGEKGRYLLAASFGNVHGVYKPGNVVLRPELLKELAEGVAAKFGKQDPFNFVFHGGSGSTKEEIATALENGVVKMNIDTDTQYAFTRPVADHVLRNYDGVLKIDGEVGDKKTYDPRSWGKLAEAGMAARVLEACQDLRSAGTKLK
- a CDS encoding DUF3151 domain-containing protein codes for the protein MAIHENLLGGPPPTNLPDDPEPRELLASGAAPSEVAAKYPVSSLAWAQLADDAFEGGRVVESYAYARTGYHRGLDALRRNGWKGHGPVPWEHEPNRGFLRALHALARAAQAIGEQEEYERCSTFLRDSSQTAADTLG
- a CDS encoding tryptophan 2,3-dioxygenase family protein, with amino-acid sequence MSHRPDVSQAAPEAPNLDFEGTTPYEDYVQADVLTHLQHPRSDDPGEMVFLVTTQVMELWFTVIVHEWETASRALAADDLPTALAALKRSTYELQSLNASWEPIAHLTPAQFNAYRAALGEGSGFQSAMYRRMEFLLGEKSASMLVPHRGAPRVHDELQKALHEPSLYDEVLRLLARRGHDVPQRDDLSQRYEADPAVERAWQAVYSGDQEGELVRLGEALTEVAELVWRWRNDHLVATRRAMGAKTGTGGSAGVSWLEKRATKNVFPELWTARSHV